The Prevotella melaninogenica genome window below encodes:
- a CDS encoding Omp28 family outer membrane lipoprotein — translation MKSFYISLLAAVAFLTGCDSVGSDERLIEVPAATVQRNVLIEDFTGQRCIFCPDAAEAIAQQQKLYGADKLITVAFHAGPLAIKSGTGFVGLRTDVGDVYYKHWSVPNVPKAIINRRGGVLSKDTWAGRIYDEFAQTTTVSIELKSQYDASTRQMEIETDLKTLSEDVKGRLQLWLVEDNIVAPQMFPNNKVDKEYVHNHVFRAAINGEWGTELTLSTKNVHKEKTTYTLPDGVVPKNAWIVGFFYNDSGVLQAVRQKVSL, via the coding sequence ATGAAAAGTTTTTATATATCTCTTTTAGCTGCAGTTGCTTTTTTAACAGGCTGCGATTCGGTTGGTTCTGACGAACGACTGATAGAGGTTCCAGCTGCTACTGTTCAGCGTAATGTACTGATAGAGGATTTTACGGGACAGCGTTGTATCTTTTGTCCTGATGCTGCAGAGGCTATTGCACAGCAACAAAAGCTTTATGGTGCAGACAAATTGATTACTGTTGCTTTCCATGCAGGACCGCTTGCAATCAAGAGTGGGACTGGATTCGTTGGTTTGCGCACCGATGTGGGTGATGTCTATTATAAGCATTGGTCAGTTCCAAATGTGCCAAAAGCCATTATCAATCGTCGTGGAGGTGTACTTTCCAAAGATACTTGGGCTGGACGTATCTATGATGAGTTTGCTCAGACGACAACAGTTAGTATTGAACTTAAAAGTCAGTATGATGCTTCTACACGTCAGATGGAGATAGAAACCGATTTGAAGACCTTGTCTGAAGATGTGAAGGGACGGCTACAACTGTGGTTGGTTGAGGATAACATCGTTGCCCCACAGATGTTCCCAAACAATAAAGTGGATAAGGAATATGTGCATAATCATGTCTTTCGCGCTGCTATTAATGGGGAATGGGGCACAGAGTTAACGCTCTCTACGAAGAATGTTCATAAGGAGAAAACGACTTACACACTCCCTGACGGAGTTGTACCAAAGAATGCATGGATAGTAGGTTTTTTCTACAATGATAGCGGAGTCTTGCAGGCTGTGCGCCAAAAGGTTTCGCTTTAA